The Setaria viridis chromosome 6, Setaria_viridis_v4.0, whole genome shotgun sequence genome includes the window TGGACTGGGTTTAGGCCTGCCTATTTTTCGAGCCGCGAAAATCAGCGCCACGCCCAGCTCTAAATGAGCGTAGGGTTGGGCGAGCCTTATTTTGCTAAGGTATAGACCCTAGAGTAGGTAGAATCTTGCTTATGGCCAAAATAATACGAAACTAGTAGTTAAACGGCCCGCTTGTTTACAGCTTCTTCTACGGCACTTCTCCCCATTTTCCCATGTTAATACAACTTAATTGAAAAACGCTCCTCCCCACGGCGGTACGCCATAGTTGCATCAACCGTGCAGGTTTCACGATTCTTGGCCGCCGTCCAAAAATGCGGTGCATCTGGACCGTTGCTTCAGCATCCAAGGGAAGCATCCGGCCGGGTGCACGGGAGCATCCAAGGGGCCGGGGTGAACCCGATCTGCTCTTGCGCTCCCTtcgtcttcatcctcttcctcccgtCTGTCTGTTTTCGAATGCCTCCGGTCCGACCGAAACCCTAGCTTGAAGGTGGAGGGaagaagatggcggcggcggcggctgaggaTGGGCGCACCAGCGACATCCGGTCCaggggcgacggtggcggcggtcggATCCACCGGCTGGAGGTGGAGAACTTCAAGTCGTACAAGGGTACGCAGACGATTGGGCCCTTCTTCGATTTCACGGCCATCATCGGCCCCAATGGCGCCGGCAAGTCGAACCTGATGGATGCCATCAGCTTCGTGCTCGGCGTGCGCTCAGCGCACCTCCGCGGCGCGCAGCTCAAGGACCTCATCTACGCCCTCGACGACCGCGACAAGGAGGCCAAGGGTCGCAGGGCTTCCGTCCGCCTCGTCTACCGCCAACCCAACCAGGAGGAGCTCCACTTCACCCGCACcatcaccggcgccggcggcagtgAGTACCGCCTCGACGGCCGCCTTGTCTCCTGGGACGACTACAACGCCAAGCTCAGATCCCTCGGCATCCTCGTAAAGGCTCGCAACTTCCTCGTCTTCCAGGTCTCTCCATTATTCCCTTCGTCATTGTATCTCCCTGATAATTTGCGGTTTTTAATCTAGGATTTACTTGTGGCCACTGACGATGGGCACTGCAGGGTGATGTGGAATCCATCGCCTCCAAGAACCCCAAGGAGCTCACCGCGCTTCTGGAGCAGATCTCAGGCTCCGATGAGCTTAGGAGGGAGTACGACGAGCTCGAGGAGCAGAAAGCCAGGGCCGAAGAGAACTCTGCGCTTGTCTATCAAGAGAAAAGGACCATTGTCATGGAGCGGAAGCAGAAGAAGGCGCAAAAAGAAGAGGCAGAGAATCATCTACGCCACCAGCAGGACCTGGTTTGTTAGTCTTTGCGTGAGCTGTGGCTGCAGTTTATTTAATCTGTTCACGTTAATTATGCTCACTCCTTGATTCCTTCCCCCAGAAACTGTTGAAGACAGAGCATTCCCTGTGGCAACTCTATACCATCGAAAAAGACAGAGAGAAAATGGAGGCTGAGCTTGCTGAGGACAGAGAGTCTCTTCAGCAAGTGCAGGAAGAGAATCAATCTGCTGAAAATGAACTAACTGCAAAAAAGAAGGAGCAAAGTGCTTTTCTGAAGAAAATGACATTGTGCGAGAAGAGTATAGCCAAGAAAAAGCTTGAACTCGACAAGAAGGTAAGTGCTTTTCTATTCACTCTTTTGCTCCACCAAAACTTTTGTTGTGGACATGTATAATATCATGGATTTTTATATGTTTTGCATGGTTCAATGATAGCCTACCCAGCTTGCTTGGGACTTtggggttgttgttgttgttggtggTGAATGGGTTCAGTGATAACTTATATGCTGCCATTTAATGCTCTTTTAGCTTAGTTCTTCGCTTATGTCTATTTTCTGCTATTGTTACTAAATGATTTGGGTGCTCGTACAAACATAATCATTATGAAATTGCTGAATGTATCTTTTGCTTTTAATTCATCATTTTTGCTCTCTTTGTTAAGTGCTCCATGTTTTGCACTAGTTCAGTGATGCTAGTTTGCTGCAGAGAAGTTATTGCTAGGAACCCTTTTTAATAGCTAATAGGAGGTTTGCCCTGTAGAATTTTAAGTGATGTACCATTATCTTTGGACTTCATTCAACTTGTCATGCTAGTAAAATTGTATAATGTAATTATATCTTTATTTTCAGCAACCTGAGCTTCTTAAATTGAAAGAGCAAATATCTCGGCTCAAATCAAAAatcaaaagttgcaagaaaGAGATTGACAAAAAGAAGGATGATAGCAAGAAGCATCTGGAAGAGATGAGAAGGCTGGAAAGTGCTCTAGTTGATGTCAGAAAAGCTCTTGAGGAATTGAATGAGAAAGGACAAGATAAAAGTGGAAAACTGCAGTTAGCTGACGACCAGCTCCAGGAGTATCATAGAATGTGAGTTTGATCAGACATCTTATGTGCAGTGTTGATTTGATATTTAGTCCATCTAGACATTATGACATCTTCTGTGTACTATTTTAGGAAGAACATGTGCGTTTATGAGTTGAGCTGCTTCAGATTAAGTGCAGACAGATTACTGTTATGCCTTAGATCATAGATGTGTATTGTGGCTTATTTATAGTGTGAAAATGAAAATGACTCTGGCACACACCAATATGCCAGAGATTAGCCAAAATAACATACTATATCAACGCAAATACCCTAACATTGGCGGTTGCCTCCATTGAATGCTTATCTTGCTGGCCAGAGTAATTGGAAGAGTGGCGGTAGGTGGGAAGACAGTGGAATCCCAGTGTTTCAACTGTTGCTAGGTGTTAGGCCTCCCTCGGCAGCCTATGCTTTTTTTATGGTGGAACAGCAAATTTTGTCCTTACTTTCACTAGAGACTCGGTTTTGTCCCTTACTTTTTAAACGGCCAATTGAATCTGGGCCAGGATCAGGACAGCCAGCAGGCAGATATAGAGTAGAAAAAACCTGGGACTGAGTGCATAAAAGAAGAAAAGCTGTAGCAGGATCTAAATTTTATACTGATTTTACATGTATTTGCAGAGTTGGTATCTGAAGCATATATTCAGTTCTAATGGCATCCTCCacaaaaaaaatacatgcaTATGAATGTGGAAGGTTCCAAAAGAAATTGACTACAACGACAGAAATGCAACCTGCGTAGGTTATATCATGAAGACACTAACTTTACATACAATAACAGTAATGACAATagaaccttttagtcccaagcaagttggggaaGGCCATATCCTAGAGCTGAGACACATAATGAGCAACGCAATgaaaaaagaagggagaagTTAAAGGCTAAATAAGCTGTCCCAATGTTGAACGCGTAAGCATAAAGGTTTTTGCATAACCTAAGAGAAGCACCCTTGGAGCAGTGGGTGGGTGGggttgggggtggggggtggggggtgggggggaggCTTGCTTGCAGACGGTGTCTGGTGAATAAGCACCTGGCTGTTGAATGATTTCTGTCAAAACTATTGAAACTGGAGACCTTGAAGTTGTGATTACTCTAAATTCAATAGCCTTGTAAAAATGGGATGAATTGCCCCTGAGgcaagagagagaagaaaaaccTGGGGTGCACTCTCTTCGGAAATATCTTCTTGCAGATTGCAATTGTTCTAAAATGTATCTCCACTACTTGATGTCTTACTATTTCGTATGGTTAGTGACCTTCCACAAATATTTACAGTCACTCAGTTCTTTTCTGTTTGATGCTTTATACTTGTGCACACTAAACAAAACGCACATGCCACTACTAATTTGTATCTCGCACGCCATACAGTTGTTGTCTCCAAGAGATTCAATCTTGTAAAATGCAGCATTCACTATAAACAACCATCTTATCAAGATAGGTGCTTTGGAAATACATAGCTTTGTTTCTTCTCAGTTTCTTATCAAGATAACTGCGAGTATTAAATATTTGATAACCATGAGCAACTAGATAAAACAACCATCTCGCTGCTGATGATTTTTGAGTTTCAGTGTTCAGCTCAATGAAATTTCCATTGTGTTAAACTTAGCACATATTAGTGGGCCTTATCTTAAGTAGCTCGTTCTGGAACTGTTGTCGTCAATCGTGACTAAAATAGTGAACTTCAAACTTCTTATCATATTGTTTTGTGCTTATGAATCCTCTGGCTTCAACGCTGTTGGGATTCTGACTGTTTTCATTACAGTAAGGAGGATGCAGGAATGAAGACAGCAAAGTTGAGAGATGAAAAGGAAGTTATAGACAAAAAATTAAATGCTTACGTTGAAGCAAAAAAGAATTTAGAGGAGAACATGCAGCAGCTGCATAGCCGTGAGGAAGAGCTATCATCACAAGAGCGTGAATTGCAGACAAGAATTAACAAGATTCTTCATTCCATCCCGAAACATGAAAATGAGCTTGCACAATTGCGTGAGGAACATAACAGAATTGCAAAGGAACGCCAATCTTCAGGGTTAGACTAAGTTCTTTGATTTGATATTGTGTCCTTTAGCACAACAATTCTTTACCTCTATccatattatttttaatttttaatgtaAGTACTAACAAATTAACAAATTTTGTGCAGATCTAGGTACCAAACACTGAAGCAGAGGGTGGATGAAATTGATACACAACTACGGGAGCTTAAAGCTGACAAGCATGAAAGTGAGCGCGATGCTCGATTGAAGGAAACTGTTGGTAGTCTAAAGCGGTTATTCCCTGGAGTCCATGGTCGCATGCATGAACTTTGTAGGCCCTCACAGAAGAAATATAATCTTGCTGTTACCGTTGCCATGGGGAAATTCATGGATGCAGTTGTAGTGGAAGATGAAAACACGGGAAAGGAATGCATTAAGGTGCTCTTACATGATTTCTTGTTGGCTAATTATTCTGCTTTTTCCTTAGTTATTACTGGAAGGCATATTGTACCATCTGTTGCAGTACTGTTTCTTTCCTGCGTAATTGTACTTTCTAGAAATACTGTACATCTTAAATGGGATAAAAATTGGGCATGATAAAAGGGGAAATCCCCTATAATTGTTGGTGGTTTGCTAACTCCTCATGTAAACTATTGGAATGACTTGGATGGATTATATTCAAATTGGGTGTGAGTTTGTACAATTTGATGGATCCATATCATTTATTAGAGATTGCGGTATCGTGCATCTTCATATCCATTTGGATCAGACATGGTTTTGAAGGCGTAACCTAGGTGATGAGGCGTGCTGGGATTCTGGGGGTCCCGGCCGCCACAACCAAAAAACcagcaaaagagagttagggagggagaagagagggagaacGTGTGGGGAGCTGGCCAGCAAGGCTAAGAACCTGCATCTGCTGCCGTCCTCGCTGGCTCTGGCACTGGTGGCTGGTGCAGGACTTGCTCTGGTCAGTTGTGGCATGGTTGATATGGAAGGGGGGTTGCAGCAGCAGTCAATCTGAGGGTGCTGAGCAGTGAGgaaagagaagggaagcggcagGGAGGAGTGGTTGCGGGCGGTAGCAGCACAtctggagggagggagggaggggaggggaggggaggggaggggaggctgTATGGTCTGGCATGTGGGCTGGGCTACGTCCCCCTTATTCtatctccttttttcttttccttcctccACCTGCTGTTTTGCAGTTATTAGTTTGGTTATGTCCTTTCGACAAGGCATGCTTTTGGAGCTTTGATCACATTATGCAACTTATGTTGGTTAAATTATAATGGTACTCATGTGATCTGGTTCTTTAGTTTCCACATTATCTATTGGAATAGGCAAagtaaccttttcttttctgtgcCACAGTACCTGAAGGAGCAGCGGCTTCCTCCTCAGACATTTATTCCCTTGCAATCAGTTCGCGTGAAGCCAATAATTGAGAAGCTGCGAACCCTTGGTGGATCTGCGCAGTTGGTTTTTGATGTCATTCAATATCCTTTTGTCTTCTTGCCCCAcacaaattattttatttatttaattctGCAGATGATTTCTTTCGATTGGTCAAATCTTGTTTAACTTTGATATGTAC containing:
- the LOC117860333 gene encoding structural maintenance of chromosomes protein 1, coding for MAAAAAEDGRTSDIRSRGDGGGGRIHRLEVENFKSYKGTQTIGPFFDFTAIIGPNGAGKSNLMDAISFVLGVRSAHLRGAQLKDLIYALDDRDKEAKGRRASVRLVYRQPNQEELHFTRTITGAGGSEYRLDGRLVSWDDYNAKLRSLGILVKARNFLVFQGDVESIASKNPKELTALLEQISGSDELRREYDELEEQKARAEENSALVYQEKRTIVMERKQKKAQKEEAENHLRHQQDLKLLKTEHSLWQLYTIEKDREKMEAELAEDRESLQQVQEENQSAENELTAKKKEQSAFLKKMTLCEKSIAKKKLELDKKQPELLKLKEQISRLKSKIKSCKKEIDKKKDDSKKHLEEMRRLESALVDVRKALEELNEKGQDKSGKLQLADDQLQEYHRIKEDAGMKTAKLRDEKEVIDKKLNAYVEAKKNLEENMQQLHSREEELSSQERELQTRINKILHSIPKHENELAQLREEHNRIAKERQSSGSRYQTLKQRVDEIDTQLRELKADKHESERDARLKETVGSLKRLFPGVHGRMHELCRPSQKKYNLAVTVAMGKFMDAVVVEDENTGKECIKYLKEQRLPPQTFIPLQSVRVKPIIEKLRTLGGSAQLVFDVIQFDRALEKAVLYAVGNTLVCDKLDEAKTLSWSGERYKVVTVDGILLTKSGTMTGGISGGMEARSNKWDDSRIESLKKKKNQLESEMSELGSPRELQRKELAISEKITGLEKKLQYLNVEHSNLTAKLLKVASERNNIEEEINRLEPEKEELEIRLAEKEAEVTKLEKKINEIVDKVYRDFSISVGVKNIREYEERQLKDAQALQERKLTLNTQMSKLKYQLEYEQKRDMQAPIVKLRETYESLEKELKGLQERESGAKVEAEEILTQMDELKAEAEDWKSKSDECEKVIDELKEQNGSIASTLAKLDRQVKSKEGQLLQLMSRQRDIYEKCELEQLKLPTVNDPMDTGPSSQEPVLDYSQLSEIYLQDMRPSERDKHEAVFKQKTGALLAEIERTAPNLKALDQYDALQRKEKEITEKFEATRKEEREISDKYNSIKQRRYELFMEAFDHISKGIDKIYKQLTKSHTHPLGGTAYLNLENEDEPFLHGIKYTAMPPTKRFRDMEQLSGGEKTVAALALLFAIHSFRPSPFFILDEVDAALDNLNVAKVAGFIRSKSCERVADEQGRNGECGFQSIVISLKDSFYDKAEALVGVYRDSERSCSRTLTFDLTKYREA